Below is a genomic region from Chryseobacterium scophthalmum.
GCCATTATTGTGGGAGAAAAACGCAACAGAATTCAAATCATCATTTAAATCATAAATGACAGAGTGAAAATTACTTTCAGAAGGATTGTAAAGTTTTTCGTCGGTTCCAAAAGTTAGATTATAGGTTTGATTAAAAATTTTGCAGGTAGATAAAGCTCTTACTGCAGGGCTGGAAATAAAATAATCAATACCGATGCTGTTGTTTTTCAGAAATTTAGACATTTTAAGGGCATCTAGCAAACCTTTGTCTGCCAAAGGTCTGTCGAAGTCGCTAGTTTCTTCAGGCCAGTCACTTTTTGCATGTCTTACGAGGATGAGTTGCTTCATAGTCTTGAGTTTGGATAAGATAAAATTAAACAAAAATTAACGGATAAAAAACATGATTTATAAAAAAAACTGTGTTAGGAATATAATGAGTAAAATTTCTTAAATTTGCAGACTTATGGGACAGATCATTGCTATAGACTACGGAAAAGCACGTTGTGGCGTTGCAGCAACCGATGATATGAAGATTATTGCAAGTGGTCTTGATACTGTGGAAACACGTTTTCTGATGGATTTTTTGAAAAAATACGTCGTTGAAAACCGTGTGGAAGAAGTGGTAGTAGGTCTGCCAACAGACTTGAAGGGAAATGTTTCAGAAGTGGAAACCGATATTTTAGGGTTTATAGAAAACTTTAAAAAAGAATTTCCACAGATTGAAGTTCATCGTTTTGATGAAAGATTTACTTCAAAAATGGCTTCGTTTTTTATTTCGCAAAGTGGAAAAAATAAAAAACAAAGACAACAAAAAGGATTAATAGATAAAGTAAGTGCAACCATCATATTGCAGAATTTTTTAGAACAAAAAACAAGATGATTTTACCAATAAGAGCTTTTGGAGATCCTGTTTTAAGAAAAACGGGAAAAGAGATAGATAAAAATTATCCGGATCTGCAACAACTGATCGATAATATGTTTGAAACCATGTACGAGGCAAACGGTATTGGTTTGGCGGCACCTCAGATTGGTTTAGATCTCAGATTGTTTATCGTAGATGTTACGCCTTTGGCAGAAGATGAAGATTACGAAGATATTGCTGAAGAGCTGAAAGACTTTAAAAAAGTTTTCATCAATGCTCAAATTCTTGAAGAATCTGGCGAAGAATGGAAGTTTAACGAAGGTTGTCTTTCGATTCCGGATGTAAGAGAAGATGTGAAAAGAAAAAGTACCATCCTGATCGAATATTATGACGAAAATTTTGTGAAGCATACCGAAACTTTTTCCGATATTAGAGCCCGCGTAATTCAGCACGAATATGATCATATTGAAGGGACCCTTTTCACCGATCACTTAAGTGCTTTGAAGAAAAAGCTGGTAAAAGGAAAACTTACAAAGATCACTCAGGGAGAAGTATCTA
It encodes:
- the ruvX gene encoding Holliday junction resolvase RuvX, with translation MGQIIAIDYGKARCGVAATDDMKIIASGLDTVETRFLMDFLKKYVVENRVEEVVVGLPTDLKGNVSEVETDILGFIENFKKEFPQIEVHRFDERFTSKMASFFISQSGKNKKQRQQKGLIDKVSATIILQNFLEQKTR
- a CDS encoding SixA phosphatase family protein; its protein translation is MKQLILVRHAKSDWPEETSDFDRPLADKGLLDALKMSKFLKNNSIGIDYFISSPAVRALSTCKIFNQTYNLTFGTDEKLYNPSESNFHSVIYDLNDDLNSVAFFSHNNGISNFANSISEDVFHFPTCGVAGFQIDCDSWSQFDGAIKKLLFFYEPGKI
- the def gene encoding peptide deformylase, which translates into the protein MILPIRAFGDPVLRKTGKEIDKNYPDLQQLIDNMFETMYEANGIGLAAPQIGLDLRLFIVDVTPLAEDEDYEDIAEELKDFKKVFINAQILEESGEEWKFNEGCLSIPDVREDVKRKSTILIEYYDENFVKHTETFSDIRARVIQHEYDHIEGTLFTDHLSALKKKLVKGKLTKITQGEVSIGYKMRFPK